GCGGCACTGCGGGCGTGCTCGTCGAACTCGGCTGGGGCATCTCCGGCACCCAGCGCGTCGCCCGCCAGGCCCGCCGCAACATCGCCCAGACCTACGCGGCCGGACTGACCACGCAGGTGCTGGTGGCCATCCCCGCGCTCATCGCCGCCGCCATCGCCGCCTTCCTGCTCGCCCCGTCCCAGAGCCTCACCGCCGCCGTGGTCGCCGTCGCCGCCGGCGGCTCGATCAGCGCGGCCTGGGTCTTCGTCGGCATCGCCCAGCCCCGCCACATCCTGCTGCAAGAAGCCATCCCGCGCACGGCCGCGGTGCTGGCCGCCGCGCTGGCGCTGCTCGCCGGAGCGCCGCTGATCGTCTACGGCATCGCCCTGCTCGTGGCGGGGCTGCTGAGCCCGGCGCTGGCGATGCGCACACTCGGGGTCAGGCGAGCGGACTTCCTGCGGTTGTCGCCGCGGCGAGTCGTGTTCCTCGTCCGCTGCCAGTCGATGGCGTTGACGACGCGCGTCTTCTCCAGCTTCTACATCAGTTTCGGCACCGCCGCGGTCGCTCTCGTCGCACCGCAGGCCACCGCGTCGTACGCCGCGATGGACCGGCTGCTGAGGATGGCGCAGCAGGTCATCGGAACCGTTCACTTCGCCCTCAAAGGCTGGGTGGGCAAAGCGACGACGCGGGCCGAGCGGCTGCGCCGGGCACGCCGGGCCGTCCTGACGAACGTGGTCGTCGGCCTCGTCGCCGGAGCCGGCTTCGCCGTCGTCGCCCCGGTCGTGGCGGAGATCGTGTTCGCCGGTGTCATCCACATCCCCACCCCGCTCGCCGCCATCGCCGGCGGCACGCTCGCTGTGATCTTCGTCAGCATGTCCTGCGGCCAGATCCTCCTCGTGACCCTGGGACGGCTGGATGCGCTCGCCTGGTCCGCGGCCGCCGGGGCCCTGGTCGGCCTCCCCCTGATCCTCACCGGCGCCGCGCTCGGCGGCACCCTCGGCGCGCTCCTCGGGCAGTTCTGCGCGGAGGCCACGGTTCTCCTCGTCCAGGCCACCGCGGCGGTGCGCACAAAGCGGCGTCTCGACCGCGCCGCCGCCGCGACCGCTCCCACCCTCCTGGCTTCCGAATGAACAGTCTCCGCTTCCGCCGCCAGTTCCTGATCACACCGGACTCCACCGTCGACCTCGACGGCTGGGGCCGTCACCGTGTCGCCGAGCACACCGTGTACGCGCATCCCGAGCTCAGCGTCACCATCCACCGCGCGCCCGGGAGCAGTTTCGTCCTCCTCGGCTTCGCGATCGACCCGGAGCGGCCGGAACAGGATGACGCAGCGGTTCTCGCGGAGTTCGCGGAAGCCTGGTCCCGCAGCGAAGGCGAGACGTTCCTGCACCGCCTGTCCGGCCGGTTCGCGCTCTTCGCCTTCACCGGGGACGACATCGTCGTCTATCTCGACGCCACGGGGACCCGATCGGTCGAGTACACCTGGCACGAAGGACGCTTCCACGCGGCCTCGCAGGCCTACCTGCTGGCGGAGGTCGTACCGTTGAGGCGGGGAGAGCGCGCGCGTCAGTTCGACGGCAGCGTACACAAAGCGGCCGATCGCGAACACTTCCTCCCGGCCGCGATGACACTGTACGACGAGGTGGACCGCCTCGTCCCGAACCACCGTCTGAACGTCGCGCGACGCCGCCAGGAACGCGTCTGGCCCGTCGCGCCGCTGCCCGACCGGACGCTGACCGCCGCCGAGGAGTTCACCGCCGCGCACCTGACCGCGGCGATCGGCGCGGCATCCCGTCGTTTCCCGCTGTCCCTCCCGCTCACCGCGGGGTACGACTCACGCGCTCTGATCGCGGCCGCTTCCCGGGACGTGCGGAGTTCGATGTACAGGTACACCCTGCTCTACCGGCACCTGACCCGGTTCTCGACCGATGTCGCGATCGCGAAGACCGTGGCTGCCCGGCTGGGGGTGGCGCATCACCTCATCGACTGCCGCGCCGAGCCGGACCCCGGCTGGCGGGAGCTGTACACCGGCAACACACCGATGGCGCACTACGACGACTGGGGGGTGATCGCCCACGGCATCCTGAACGGCCACCCGGCCGACCACGTCGCGGTGAAGGGCAATGCGAGCGAAGTGGCGCGCACCTTCTACGGGGGACCGGACGGACCTCCCGCAACCGGCTCCGCCGCTGACATCCTGGCCCTGATCCCCGGCTGGGCGGAGATCCCCTTCATCGCAGCGTCGATCGAAGAGTGGCACCGGAGCGCGGCGCCCGCCTCCGCCGCCTCCGGGATCGCTCTCGACGATCTCTTCTACTGGGAGCACCGCTGCGGCTCCTGGCAGGGTCAGAGCCAGCTCGAGTGGGACATCGCGCAGGTAGACGTTCACGCCGTTCAGCAACCGAGTCCTCCTGGGGGACGCTCGTGGGCGTTCCGGCCGCCGAACGCGCGGACCACGGGAACGCGCTCCTGCGGGAGATCATCCGCGCCGCGGACCCAGCGGCTCTCCGCGTGCCCCTCAACCCCAGCACCCCGTACCGCCGCGCGGTGGAGTTCGGCGAGCAACTGCGTCACCGCGCGCGAAGAGAGTTCCGCAGGCTCCGCGCACGGTGACCGCCGCGTCACTCCCGGACGCCCGCCCCGAACAGCTCGCCCGCGCGGGCGGCCCCGGCCTGTTTCGCCTCGCTCGCCTCCGCCGCCGTCAGCGTCCGGTCGTCAGCGCGGAACCGGAGTGCGAAGGTGAGACTCTTGTGGCCGTCGGGGAGGCCGCTGCCCCGGTAGTCGTCGACCAGGCGGATGTCTTCCAGCAGAGCCCCCGCCCCGCCGCGGACCGCGCGCAGCACGTCTCCCGCCGGAACCTCGTCGCAGACGACCAGGGAGAGATCCTGCGTCGCCGCCGGGAACCCGGCGATCGTCCCGGCCACGATCTGCGCCGGGGCCACAGCGATCAGCGCGTCCAGGTCGAGCTCGAAGACCGCGACGACGCGCGGGAGGTCGAGTTCGGCCGCGAGCGCCGGTGACAGCTCTCCGGCGTAGCCGACGACCGTGCGCACGCCGTCGCGGCCGTGGACGACGAGCTGCGCGGTGCGTCCCGGGTGGAGCGCCTGGTGGCGGCTCTGCACGGGCTCGACCGCGATGCCGACGGCCGCCGCCGCCTGGTCCACCATCGCGAGCGCGTCGGCGAGGCCCGCCGCGACGGCGGGCTGGCCAGGCTGCTTCCGAACGGTGTGACCGAGGACGACGCCGGCGAGGTGACGCGGCTGGTCCGGGATGCCGGCGTTCAGGCCCGCGAGGGTCTCGTCGCTGGGAAGCGCAGCGCCCGGGGGCAGCGTCCGGCTGCCCAGGGCCGCCCCGGGCAAGAACACCGTGCCGGCCTCGTACACGCTCAAGTCCACGAGACCGCGGGCGAGGTTGCGCTTGGCGATGCCGAGGAGACCGGGGAGCAGCGACGTGCGCAGGTATGCCGCCGTGGCGTCCAGAGCGTTCGCGAGCTTCACGGCCGGGACGCCGCCGGGCTCGGGCGAGCCGAAGAGGTCGTTCTGCGCCGCGCCGACGAACGGGAACGCGAGCACTTCCGTGGCGCCGTTGTCCGCGAGGGTCTGGGCGACCGCGCGGCGCAGCGTCTGCGCCCGCGACAGGCCGCGGCCGGGCGGGGCGACCGGAAGCACCGAGGGGATGCGGTCGAACCCGACGATGCGGGCGACCTCCTCGGCCAGGTCCGATTTATCGCGCAGGTCCGGACGCCAGCTCGGCGGCGTCACGAGAAGTTCGCCGTCGGCCTCGGCGACCGAGCCGCCGATCTCCGCGAGCGCGCCGCGCACCTCGTTATCGGTGAAGGCGACGCCGACCAGGTTCCCGATGTAGTCGTCCGGCAGACGGATCGGTTCGGCGTCCGCTGTCTCGTCCAGCAGCGAACCGAGTCCGTCGGCGCTCCCCCCGGCGAGCTGTTCCAGCAGCTGGACGACACGCGCCGCGGCAGCGACCGCCACCCGCGGGTCCACGCCGCGCTCGAAGCGCTTGGAGGCCTCGCTCGGCAGCTTGTGCCGGCGGGCGGTGCGAGCGATCGAGACCGGGTCGAAGTTCGCCGCCTCGACGAGGACGCTCGTGGTCCCGGCGCTGATCTCGGTCGCCGCGCCGCCCATGACGCCGGCGAGGCCGATCGCGCCCGAACCGTCGGCAATGAGGAGGTCCTCGGTGTCGAGCTTCCTGGTCTGGCCGTCCAGGGTGACGAGGGTCTCTCCCGCCCGCGCCCGGCGGACGACGATGCCTCCGCTCAGCCTGTCGAGATCGTAGCCGTGGAGAGGCTGGCCCAGCTCGAGCATGACGTAGTTCGTGATGTCCACGATGAGCGAGATCGAGCGGAGGCCCGCGAGCGTGAGCCGCGCCGCCATCCACGGCGGGGTCGGGCGCGAGCCGTCCACATTCCGCACGACGCGTGTGACGAACACGGTCGCGCCGACACGACCGCGGAGAGGCTCGCTGTCGTCCACCGCGACGCTGAAGCCGTGCGCGTGAGC
This genomic window from Leifsonia xyli subsp. cynodontis DSM 46306 contains:
- the pheT gene encoding phenylalanine--tRNA ligase subunit beta — translated: MRVPLSWLGEYVDLDPGTTPAQVHAALVSVGLEEEGVHTFGIEGPIVVGEVIDFVEEPQSNGKTIRWCQVRVAPEGQKAADGGADVRGIVCGAGNFFPGDKVVVTLPGASLPGPTPLTPFVIAARKTYGHVSDGMIASARELGLGDDHDGILRLSTLGLDPEVGADAVSLLGLDDTAVEVNVTPDRGYAFSIRGIAREYAHATGAAFRDPAEAVSAPHAHAHGFSVAVDDSEPLRGRVGATVFVTRVVRNVDGSRPTPPWMAARLTLAGLRSISLIVDITNYVMLELGQPLHGYDLDRLSGGIVVRRARAGETLVTLDGQTRKLDTEDLLIADGSGAIGLAGVMGGAATEISAGTTSVLVEAANFDPVSIARTARRHKLPSEASKRFERGVDPRVAVAAAARVVQLLEQLAGGSADGLGSLLDETADAEPIRLPDDYIGNLVGVAFTDNEVRGALAEIGGSVAEADGELLVTPPSWRPDLRDKSDLAEEVARIVGFDRIPSVLPVAPPGRGLSRAQTLRRAVAQTLADNGATEVLAFPFVGAAQNDLFGSPEPGGVPAVKLANALDATAAYLRTSLLPGLLGIAKRNLARGLVDLSVYEAGTVFLPGAALGSRTLPPGAALPSDETLAGLNAGIPDQPRHLAGVVLGHTVRKQPGQPAVAAGLADALAMVDQAAAAVGIAVEPVQSRHQALHPGRTAQLVVHGRDGVRTVVGYAGELSPALAAELDLPRVVAVFELDLDALIAVAPAQIVAGTIAGFPAATQDLSLVVCDEVPAGDVLRAVRGGAGALLEDIRLVDDYRGSGLPDGHKSLTFALRFRADDRTLTAAEASEAKQAGAARAGELFGAGVRE